In Dasania marina DSM 21967, one genomic interval encodes:
- a CDS encoding AraC family transcriptional regulator, with protein sequence MLQQVAHQATNHLASRFLGHYWQLLDKLALNSRVDAAALLAQLGLDPKQALEAITLNQYYQLLALSAPQLRDQGFFLQLGQCFDISDAGVLGYASLSVDNLRQSWELTDRNYALYPHPLTAQRIIDVHSVSLRLNTPAQAIHDSRYLQEEWLSATWKWMYQRLPDIANSTQLTVKLAYPQPSYGKQYANIFPGKVLFNQAYSELCFPLSWYDIPFPTANPATAALCQQQCLLIMNQLASQTDLVEQVQRLLLLSPQRELLSLEQMAQHFHLPSHSFHRQLKKSGMTYRQIVNEVKMELAKDYLAKTTLPLQEISYLLGYEHAANFYRAFKQQLGMTATTFRNRSS encoded by the coding sequence ATGCTCCAACAAGTAGCCCACCAAGCCACCAATCACCTAGCCAGCCGCTTTTTAGGCCACTACTGGCAGCTGCTAGACAAACTAGCGCTAAACAGCAGGGTAGATGCCGCAGCCCTGTTAGCCCAATTAGGCTTAGACCCTAAGCAGGCACTCGAGGCCATCACTCTAAACCAGTATTATCAACTGCTGGCTTTAAGCGCTCCCCAGCTGCGGGATCAGGGATTTTTTTTACAGTTGGGCCAGTGCTTTGATATTAGCGATGCGGGCGTTTTGGGCTATGCCTCGTTAAGTGTCGATAATCTGCGCCAATCCTGGGAACTTACCGACCGCAACTACGCGCTATACCCACACCCCTTAACCGCGCAACGTATCATCGATGTACACAGCGTCAGCCTGCGCCTAAACACACCGGCACAGGCCATACATGACAGCCGTTACTTACAAGAAGAGTGGCTGAGCGCCACGTGGAAATGGATGTACCAACGCCTACCCGACATAGCCAATAGCACACAACTCACCGTTAAATTGGCCTACCCCCAACCTAGCTACGGCAAGCAATACGCCAACATCTTCCCCGGCAAGGTTTTGTTTAACCAAGCCTATAGCGAACTGTGTTTTCCGCTGAGTTGGTATGACATCCCCTTCCCCACCGCCAACCCAGCCACGGCGGCTTTGTGCCAACAGCAATGCCTGTTAATTATGAACCAGCTGGCCAGCCAAACAGACTTAGTGGAACAGGTGCAGCGGTTGTTATTGCTGTCGCCGCAGCGTGAGCTACTTAGCCTAGAGCAAATGGCACAGCACTTTCACTTACCCAGCCACAGCTTTCACCGGCAATTAAAAAAATCGGGGATGACCTATAGGCAAATTGTTAACGAGGTAAAAATGGAATTGGCCAAAGATTATCTAGCTAAGACCACCCTTCCGTTACAAGAAATTAGTTATTTATTGGGCTATGAACACGCCGCCAATTTTTATAGGGCCTTTAAACAACAGCTGGGGATGACGGCAACAACATTTCGTAACCGCTCATCCTAA
- a CDS encoding MFS transporter, producing MATAVAIRNLIPLFIGLALIALAAGSQGSLLAVRSTIEGFGDVITGALMSSYFVGFLLGARYAPRIIHRVGLVRSFGALSALASVTILIHSVVIDPTVWMFMRFLTGFAFSSIYVVSESWLNNSATNKNRGQVLSIYMIIMLAGICVGQLFLKLGDPASFELFALVSVLVSVAAIPILITASEAPSTEVVSASISIRALYRITPMGFWGVVLVQSCYAVVLGMAVVYGLHMGRSVDEVAMFMAIMLAGGIVSQWPLGVLSDTIDRRWVLGFAMLCSAVAAVMVMVTSANLWQWYLWAAVFGACCFPNYSIVMAIVNDFLEPEQIVPATATIAMISGLSASAAPLIVAMLMQSFGPDWLFISLAVMCGLLAAIALYRAMFIPWSTNIDRYPTYVQAPSPIGTILHADVDAYVGSDEDSDEDGDGEPTDSKS from the coding sequence TTGGCAACGGCAGTAGCAATTCGAAATTTAATTCCTTTATTTATTGGTTTGGCGTTGATTGCCTTGGCAGCGGGCAGCCAGGGTAGTTTATTGGCGGTGCGCTCTACCATTGAAGGTTTTGGTGATGTTATCACTGGCGCGTTAATGTCGTCCTACTTTGTCGGTTTTTTATTGGGTGCGCGTTATGCGCCGCGGATTATTCACCGCGTTGGCCTAGTACGTTCTTTTGGCGCACTCAGCGCTTTGGCGTCGGTGACTATATTAATACACTCGGTGGTTATCGACCCCACCGTGTGGATGTTTATGCGCTTTCTTACCGGCTTTGCCTTTTCCAGTATTTATGTGGTATCGGAAAGCTGGCTTAATAATTCCGCCACCAATAAAAACCGCGGCCAAGTATTATCTATTTATATGATCATTATGTTGGCCGGTATTTGTGTGGGGCAGTTGTTTTTGAAATTGGGTGACCCTGCCAGCTTTGAATTATTTGCGCTAGTGTCGGTGCTGGTGAGTGTGGCGGCTATACCTATTTTAATTACCGCCTCCGAGGCTCCCTCTACCGAAGTGGTGTCGGCAAGTATTAGCATACGGGCCTTATACCGCATTACCCCCATGGGCTTTTGGGGGGTGGTATTAGTGCAATCTTGTTATGCGGTGGTGTTGGGTATGGCGGTGGTATACGGCTTACACATGGGGCGCAGCGTGGATGAAGTGGCGATGTTTATGGCCATTATGCTGGCGGGCGGCATCGTGTCGCAATGGCCCTTGGGTGTGTTATCCGACACCATAGATCGGCGCTGGGTACTGGGTTTTGCTATGTTGTGTTCGGCGGTGGCGGCCGTGATGGTGATGGTGACCAGTGCCAACTTATGGCAATGGTATCTGTGGGCGGCGGTGTTTGGGGCCTGTTGCTTTCCCAATTACTCTATCGTTATGGCGATAGTGAATGACTTTTTAGAGCCAGAACAAATCGTGCCGGCCACCGCCACCATTGCGATGATTAGCGGTTTGTCCGCATCCGCTGCGCCTTTGATTGTTGCTATGTTAATGCAATCATTTGGGCCGGATTGGCTGTTTATCAGCCTAGCGGTAATGTGCGGGCTGTTAGCGGCGATAGCCTTGTATAGGGCGATGTTTATTCCCTGGTCTACTAATATCGATAGATACCCCACCTATGTGCAGGCACCATCACCTATAGGTACGATATTACACGCCGATGTTGATGCCTACGTGGGTAGCGATGAAGACAGTGACGAAGACGGCGATGGCGAGCCGACTGATAGCAAAAGCTGA
- a CDS encoding GNAT family N-acetyltransferase — MTASVSPLLEQDRDDWETLYCAYAHFYNMPMDDEILDTIWSWIFDGEQAFYCLLAKNEQGKGIGFMHYRAMPSPIRGQMVGFLDDLFVQPECRGSGVVDLLFDTLHDSAKDKGWPFIRWITADNNYRGRAVYDKLAEKTQWQTYQMTVE, encoded by the coding sequence ATGACCGCTAGTGTAAGCCCCTTGTTAGAACAAGATAGAGATGACTGGGAGACGTTGTACTGTGCCTATGCTCATTTTTATAACATGCCTATGGATGATGAGATTTTGGATACCATTTGGTCGTGGATTTTTGATGGCGAGCAGGCCTTTTACTGCTTACTGGCTAAAAACGAGCAGGGCAAGGGCATAGGCTTTATGCATTATCGCGCCATGCCTTCCCCTATACGTGGCCAAATGGTAGGTTTTTTAGATGATTTGTTTGTGCAGCCTGAGTGCCGTGGCAGCGGCGTAGTGGATTTATTATTTGATACCCTGCATGACAGCGCCAAAGATAAAGGCTGGCCTTTTATACGTTGGATTACCGCCGATAATAATTACCGCGGCCGAGCGGTTTACGATAAGCTGGCAGAAAAAACCCAGTGGCAAACTTATCAAATGACGGTGGAGTGA
- a CDS encoding Lrp/AsnC family transcriptional regulator, whose amino-acid sequence MTGTDELDRKIIDLLTTNSRESITQLAAVLGVSRATVQERIKRLEKSRVIQSYTININADYQRNLVSAHAMIAVDPKRNREVCNQLKKVPAIKSLYSVNGDYDVIAMLQEPTTEELDVQLEEIGCMEGVTRTSTLILLSKLL is encoded by the coding sequence ATGACAGGAACAGATGAGTTAGACCGTAAAATTATAGACCTGCTAACCACCAATAGCAGGGAGAGTATTACCCAGTTAGCGGCAGTGTTAGGGGTGAGCCGGGCGACGGTACAGGAGCGTATTAAGCGCTTGGAAAAGTCGCGGGTGATACAGTCCTACACCATTAACATTAACGCCGACTATCAGCGTAACTTAGTGAGCGCCCATGCCATGATAGCGGTAGATCCCAAAAGAAACCGCGAGGTATGCAACCAGCTTAAAAAAGTTCCCGCGATTAAATCGCTGTATTCGGTGAATGGCGATTATGATGTGATAGCCATGTTGCAAGAACCCACCACCGAAGAATTAGATGTGCAGTTAGAGGAAATCGGTTGTATGGAGGGGGTAACGCGCACCTCTACTTTGATACTGTTATCAAAGCTATTATAA
- a CDS encoding type III PLP-dependent enzyme — protein MLGAQAAATNNPAPISVEQATTAKADTNTLHQCVTDNYQRPTLLLEERLLRAKARRFMAAMPRVQPHFAVKCNPIAEILSIFHDEGVRFEIASKKELEQLIEIGVNPKEAFYSNPIKSPEHLQFAVDNGVEWYVVDCIDELNKVYQAKPDAKFYLRLHTSNEGSTFELSSKFGATGSDVSEIIQTAAALKADLAGVTFHAGSQCLNVQNWVIGIRAARAAFDEMLAAGLKPRLLNLGGGYPVELAKPVPSIEEIGVAVNAELAAFPDDVHVIAEPGRFLVADSGHFICRVAGTATRGGQRWLYLDTGFYGGLMEFDDLPYCLKTDREGELINWRLAGPTCDSIDTFALGYDLPADLQADDFVYITSGGAYTNSTASNFNGFDLPDIKII, from the coding sequence ATGTTAGGCGCACAAGCAGCAGCAACAAACAACCCAGCACCCATCAGTGTGGAACAAGCAACCACAGCTAAAGCGGATACCAACACATTGCATCAATGTGTGACTGACAACTATCAACGCCCCACCCTATTGTTAGAAGAGCGCCTATTGCGCGCCAAAGCCCGTAGGTTTATGGCTGCCATGCCTAGGGTACAGCCGCACTTTGCGGTGAAATGTAACCCTATTGCTGAAATTTTATCCATCTTTCACGACGAAGGTGTGCGCTTTGAAATCGCCTCTAAGAAAGAGCTAGAGCAGTTGATTGAAATAGGCGTAAATCCCAAAGAAGCGTTTTACAGCAACCCCATTAAATCACCCGAACACCTACAATTTGCCGTAGACAACGGCGTAGAGTGGTATGTGGTGGACTGCATAGACGAACTTAATAAAGTTTACCAAGCCAAGCCCGATGCCAAATTTTATCTGCGTCTGCACACTTCCAATGAAGGCTCTACCTTTGAGCTGTCTAGTAAGTTTGGCGCCACCGGCAGCGATGTTAGCGAAATCATTCAAACGGCTGCCGCCCTCAAAGCCGACTTGGCAGGTGTGACTTTTCACGCCGGTTCACAGTGCCTCAACGTACAAAACTGGGTGATAGGCATACGCGCTGCCCGAGCCGCTTTTGATGAAATGCTAGCAGCTGGCTTAAAGCCCCGCCTATTAAATTTAGGTGGTGGCTACCCGGTGGAGTTAGCTAAACCTGTGCCCAGCATAGAAGAGATTGGCGTTGCGGTTAACGCCGAATTAGCGGCCTTCCCTGATGACGTACACGTTATCGCCGAACCCGGCCGCTTTTTAGTGGCCGACAGCGGCCATTTTATCTGCCGCGTAGCCGGTACCGCCACCCGTGGCGGCCAGCGCTGGCTGTATTTGGACACCGGTTTTTACGGCGGCTTAATGGAGTTTGATGATTTGCCTTACTGCCTAAAAACAGATCGTGAAGGCGAATTGATCAATTGGCGCCTAGCTGGCCCAACCTGTGACTCTATAGACACATTTGCCCTAGGCTACGATCTACCCGCTGATTTACAGGCTGATGATTTTGTTTACATAACGTCAGGTGGTGCCTACACCAACTCTACTGCCAGTAACTTTAATGGTTTTGATCTGCCCGACATCAAAATCATCTAA
- a CDS encoding ketopantoate reductase family protein — protein sequence MKILILGVGGIGCYYGAKLQRAGHQLTYVARGCHLQAMQKYGLTVKHESFNFNEPVVALSLRQLLADHYCAYFDLIVLCLKSIDSERFLSDIRYWLVQGSCPVLSLQNGVDNEAVIASVVGKPRTLGGLAIRIGVHIQQPGVVYAQGVAQVIFGAWPNAIESSINTALVEQWRMLFIKAGIDVQQSDDIQQELWRKLLINNGVNPLSAVTGLDTRSLTANPILGRTIYTLMEETAMAAQCDGVELSKADIDDMFTLISNFDPIKTSMLVDLEKGRELELDAISGAVLQRCQLHQLKAPMTELVDALLRVKVLQRNCVVSV from the coding sequence ATGAAGATACTCATTTTAGGGGTTGGTGGTATCGGTTGTTATTATGGTGCCAAGTTGCAAAGGGCCGGACATCAACTCACTTATGTCGCGCGAGGCTGTCACCTACAGGCAATGCAGAAGTATGGTTTAACCGTCAAACATGAAAGCTTTAACTTCAATGAGCCGGTTGTGGCGCTATCTCTGCGTCAATTATTAGCCGATCATTACTGTGCGTACTTTGATTTGATTGTACTCTGTTTAAAAAGTATAGATTCAGAAAGGTTTTTAAGTGATATAAGGTATTGGTTAGTGCAAGGTAGTTGCCCTGTACTCTCATTGCAAAACGGTGTTGATAACGAGGCGGTTATTGCTTCCGTTGTCGGTAAGCCACGAACATTAGGGGGCCTTGCAATACGTATTGGTGTCCATATACAACAACCGGGTGTTGTATATGCTCAAGGTGTCGCGCAAGTTATTTTTGGTGCTTGGCCCAATGCTATTGAAAGCAGCATCAATACGGCACTGGTAGAGCAATGGAGAATGCTGTTCATCAAGGCGGGTATTGATGTCCAACAGAGTGATGATATACAGCAAGAACTGTGGCGGAAGCTATTGATTAACAACGGCGTGAATCCTTTGTCGGCAGTTACCGGGCTTGATACCCGCAGCCTGACTGCTAACCCTATTTTAGGACGCACTATTTACACGCTTATGGAGGAAACGGCAATGGCCGCCCAATGTGATGGCGTTGAACTCAGCAAGGCTGATATAGATGATATGTTTACATTGATAAGCAACTTCGATCCAATAAAAACCTCGATGCTGGTTGATCTTGAAAAAGGTCGCGAGCTGGAGTTGGATGCAATCAGTGGCGCTGTCTTACAACGTTGCCAACTACACCAGCTAAAGGCACCGATGACCGAGCTGGTTGATGCATTATTACGGGTTAAGGTGTTACAACGTAATTGTGTTGTGTCGGTTTGA
- a CDS encoding DUF1329 domain-containing protein → MFKKILYSLLIGAAAIMAAHAAPVNEGIINNSFYPYAKGSPTASGIKVGMVINAENVDSVKDYLDPATYLFVKNGDTEIHVGKTTNFALHDSYVEATRKFSGSTKLGENPGQIEGSKAGRPFPQEPSLDDPRAGEKLAWNFKNGYNWGDSAAIQPFYWKYRDMNSGKVERTVKFNFHFLNYTHRTQQEPFPAITPNPSGLFRGIYVQVLEPFDIKNTQLLIQRFEDDLKRDNAYLYLGFQRRVRRLSTGQVTDAFLGSDIMIEDFEGYNGRISDMSWAYKGTKTLLLPMFNHNELTLDSETHQDDDGYQVVAFGGKGGCFPNVTWQLRKVYVLESDPIDPDHPVSKREHYIDAQTFTIPRNITYDRKGDMWKSWLIGQAHPDHHLPKNKGTGVAIDDAFSMIDIQADHCTTGQFKGIVDPELTPTSKMTVQNLRASGS, encoded by the coding sequence ATGTTTAAGAAAATACTATATTCGCTATTGATTGGCGCTGCGGCTATCATGGCCGCCCATGCAGCTCCTGTTAATGAGGGTATTATTAATAACTCTTTTTATCCTTATGCTAAAGGCAGCCCAACTGCCTCAGGAATTAAAGTCGGTATGGTCATTAATGCAGAAAATGTTGATTCTGTGAAAGATTATCTGGATCCGGCTACCTATCTTTTTGTTAAAAATGGCGATACCGAGATTCATGTTGGTAAAACTACCAACTTTGCTTTGCATGACTCTTATGTTGAAGCCACTCGAAAATTTTCTGGTAGTACAAAGCTGGGTGAAAACCCTGGGCAAATAGAAGGTTCGAAAGCCGGCAGGCCGTTTCCACAAGAACCGTCATTGGATGACCCTAGGGCCGGAGAGAAATTAGCCTGGAATTTTAAAAATGGTTATAACTGGGGTGATTCCGCTGCCATACAGCCGTTTTACTGGAAGTATCGCGATATGAATAGCGGTAAGGTTGAGCGTACGGTTAAGTTTAATTTTCACTTTCTAAACTATACACATCGTACCCAACAAGAACCTTTTCCAGCAATAACTCCCAATCCTTCTGGTTTATTTCGGGGTATTTATGTACAAGTGCTTGAGCCTTTTGATATTAAAAATACCCAGCTATTGATTCAGCGCTTCGAAGACGATTTAAAGCGCGATAATGCTTATCTGTACTTGGGCTTTCAGCGTCGCGTTCGTCGCTTGTCTACAGGCCAGGTGACTGATGCCTTTTTAGGTTCAGATATCATGATTGAGGATTTTGAAGGTTATAACGGTCGTATCAGTGATATGTCGTGGGCTTACAAAGGTACTAAAACATTATTGTTACCCATGTTTAACCACAATGAGCTGACCTTGGATAGCGAAACTCACCAGGATGATGACGGCTATCAAGTAGTTGCTTTTGGCGGAAAGGGAGGCTGTTTTCCTAATGTTACTTGGCAGTTACGTAAAGTCTATGTGCTTGAGTCTGACCCGATCGACCCCGATCATCCGGTCAGTAAGCGCGAACATTATATCGATGCTCAAACATTTACTATTCCACGTAATATTACCTATGATCGCAAAGGTGATATGTGGAAGAGTTGGTTAATTGGACAAGCCCATCCAGATCATCACCTGCCAAAAAATAAAGGCACTGGTGTGGCGATTGATGACGCTTTTTCCATGATTGATATTCAAGCTGATCATTGTACTACCGGTCAATTCAAAGGAATTGTAGATCCTGAATTAACACCTACTAGTAAAATGACTGTGCAAAATCTGCGAGCATCAGGCAGCTAA
- a CDS encoding DUF1302 family protein, translating to MFKSIFDYRKLIFKGGAIGLIFGSSVTAFSEDIQWAGFIENASYYRDNVGLSKFRNTVQAEFSKSLSSDSWSNVSIHGTLRGTYDGVYDLNDDEFGKDAAEDYLGQNWHSRGAATTIIPGPNTTLLSAGVPFPCDNDPLLCHNLNGYMDEKESDAKFPEFNDQLDFVRELYIRADKYLGNGDVLSLNVGKQQVVWGKTDLFRVLDVINPVDYSRHNIYDELEDIRIPQWMIKAEWRMGASQTFDDSNLSLVWNVDKFRPSNLGTCGQSYRILDAGCFFSSYINLADLGAPYTSNVPIIHDVEEPNWSLGNTQFGMKWEGVYGDATFSVNALHYRQQLPSLHFRPHPVAGLAAAGLPAPDGVFDIVFPRVTLLGGAVDYYSMDMDATWRIELAYSEGEEMPRDTDGHKETDMVRYVIGYDKNLVLPFLQTNSAFLISAQVFGEHILDHEIDMPNDEDNWIATFLFKGFYKNNRLSPQLLMAHDFAAKSSVVSPSISWIPDNHWTFNLALNIKTGGEEEFGWSVAGTETFEPLARFTNGPIGVANNEDELQLTIRYSF from the coding sequence ATGTTTAAATCAATTTTTGATTATCGTAAATTAATTTTCAAGGGGGGGGCGATCGGACTTATTTTTGGTTCTAGCGTCACGGCATTTTCCGAAGATATTCAGTGGGCCGGATTTATCGAAAATGCCAGTTACTATCGAGATAATGTGGGGCTGTCTAAATTTCGTAATACGGTACAGGCGGAGTTTAGCAAGTCATTGAGCTCCGACTCTTGGAGCAATGTTAGCATACATGGTACATTGCGTGGTACTTATGACGGCGTTTATGACCTGAACGATGATGAGTTTGGCAAAGATGCTGCAGAAGATTATCTAGGTCAAAACTGGCACTCTCGTGGTGCTGCTACTACGATAATTCCCGGCCCTAACACCACACTGTTGTCAGCAGGTGTGCCTTTTCCCTGTGATAATGATCCTCTACTTTGTCATAACCTTAATGGTTATATGGACGAAAAAGAGAGCGATGCAAAATTTCCGGAATTTAATGACCAGCTAGATTTCGTTCGCGAATTGTATATACGTGCCGATAAATATTTAGGCAATGGCGATGTGTTATCGTTAAATGTAGGTAAACAGCAAGTGGTGTGGGGTAAAACTGACCTATTCCGAGTTCTAGATGTGATTAATCCAGTCGATTATTCGCGCCACAATATTTACGATGAATTGGAAGATATTCGTATTCCACAATGGATGATAAAAGCCGAATGGCGTATGGGCGCGTCTCAAACTTTTGATGATTCCAATTTATCCCTTGTATGGAATGTTGATAAATTCCGCCCCAGCAATTTAGGTACCTGTGGTCAAAGTTATCGAATTCTCGATGCTGGATGCTTCTTTAGCTCTTATATAAATCTTGCAGATTTGGGTGCTCCCTACACGAGTAATGTACCTATTATTCATGATGTTGAGGAGCCCAATTGGAGTCTGGGGAATACCCAGTTTGGTATGAAATGGGAAGGTGTTTACGGCGATGCAACTTTTTCTGTTAACGCTTTACATTATCGTCAGCAATTACCTTCTTTGCATTTTCGCCCCCATCCTGTTGCTGGTTTAGCTGCTGCTGGTTTACCAGCTCCCGATGGCGTTTTTGATATTGTTTTCCCTCGAGTGACATTATTGGGTGGCGCTGTCGATTACTACTCTATGGATATGGATGCAACCTGGAGAATAGAGTTAGCGTACAGTGAAGGTGAAGAAATGCCTCGTGATACTGACGGCCATAAAGAAACCGATATGGTGCGTTACGTTATTGGTTATGATAAGAATCTGGTACTTCCTTTTTTACAGACTAATAGTGCTTTTTTAATCTCTGCACAAGTGTTTGGTGAGCATATTCTAGATCATGAAATAGATATGCCAAATGACGAAGATAACTGGATTGCCACTTTTCTTTTCAAAGGTTTTTATAAGAATAACCGTTTAAGCCCACAATTACTTATGGCTCATGATTTTGCCGCTAAGTCATCAGTTGTTTCACCTAGTATTTCTTGGATTCCAGATAACCATTGGACGTTCAATCTGGCGCTAAATATTAAAACCGGTGGTGAAGAAGAGTTTGGCTGGTCAGTAGCAGGAACTGAAACTTTTGAACCGCTAGCGCGTTTTACTAATGGCCCTATTGGTGTAGCTAATAATGAAGATGAACTTCAATTGACTATTCGTTACAGCTTTTAA
- a CDS encoding efflux RND transporter permease subunit, with protein MGKKYSEKHKTTHAMHKFEMVVFNHPKIILGAILLITVFFAWQIPSVKMYSDFSDLLPQEHSYIELHNEIKESFGGANVIIVGVEVEHGTVFTNSALQKIHRITMAVDSLPGVNHNLVTSVTHRNSRKVRMTPEGNVDSKSYYDPQGGVMSTDTLLQLEADVIADSRIYGPLVSPDKKMALVKAQLNEGQLDYISTFNEIQKMRTSEQVSGIKIHVTGQPMLVGWAYQYLDQIIEIFLFTALIMVSLLIYYFRKAYGVLVPLAAVIVSSIWGVGIIALFGYNLDPLGLVIPFLISARAMSHGIQIVERYYLELNNHSDHHRAARSTFENLFRPGSLGVVSDAVGLLLIAIGSIPLNTKLAHYASLWALCMIVTVLLAVPLLLSLLPKPNNVTIKPNIFRNVGFFCAELISSKTAAKRALYIALSFLLIGGYFASTVVIGESESGSPILYQNHDYNLSSKSINDSFPGSEELYIVAETEKKGGIKNPKVLAALSDLEKHMMLDPEVGGAKGIPDLIKQVNRLLHNDDPRWMQIPNDPVYVGGLMFTYMMSSPIPGALNEFVDTDERLANLVFYYKDHQGETIRRAIYTAKQWINNNVDRVAGLKFRLAGGTIGVTAAMNEAAYETNLWVLPLVFILIFVLVMFFYQSLAAGSMMFMAMLFATTLTYAYMGASGMGININTVPIIAVGVGVGIDYSIYMMDRIRAEMVDLKEINQAVKRAISTTGLAISFTAITLIAGIVMWVVLSDLRFQADAALLLTVMVLLNAAAAMLLVPSWILVFKPKFICEAYADEDGVIHV; from the coding sequence ATGGGGAAAAAATATTCAGAGAAACACAAGACCACTCATGCTATGCACAAGTTTGAAATGGTTGTTTTCAATCACCCCAAGATTATTTTGGGTGCCATATTGTTGATTACGGTTTTTTTCGCATGGCAAATTCCCAGTGTAAAAATGTATTCAGATTTTTCTGACTTACTTCCCCAGGAACATAGTTATATTGAATTGCACAATGAGATAAAAGAATCATTCGGTGGTGCAAATGTCATAATAGTTGGGGTTGAAGTAGAACATGGCACGGTCTTCACAAATTCCGCACTGCAAAAAATACACCGTATTACAATGGCAGTGGATAGTTTACCGGGAGTGAACCATAACTTGGTTACCAGTGTTACCCATCGTAATTCCAGAAAAGTACGCATGACACCGGAAGGAAACGTCGACTCCAAATCCTACTACGACCCACAGGGTGGGGTGATGAGTACTGATACTCTCTTACAGTTAGAGGCTGATGTTATAGCAGATTCTCGTATTTATGGGCCATTGGTATCGCCGGATAAAAAAATGGCGTTGGTCAAAGCCCAATTAAATGAAGGGCAACTGGATTACATTAGTACCTTTAATGAAATTCAGAAGATGCGTACGTCTGAGCAAGTAAGCGGAATTAAAATTCATGTCACTGGTCAGCCGATGTTGGTGGGGTGGGCTTATCAATACCTAGACCAAATCATTGAAATATTTTTGTTCACCGCACTGATTATGGTGTCGTTGCTAATCTATTATTTCCGTAAAGCTTATGGCGTACTAGTTCCTCTTGCTGCGGTGATTGTGTCTTCTATCTGGGGTGTTGGCATTATCGCCCTGTTTGGTTACAACCTCGATCCACTGGGCTTGGTGATTCCATTTTTAATCTCGGCCAGAGCTATGTCGCACGGCATTCAAATTGTCGAGCGCTATTATCTGGAACTCAATAATCACAGTGACCACCATCGAGCCGCCCGAAGTACGTTTGAAAATTTATTCAGGCCCGGTAGCTTAGGTGTGGTTTCTGATGCTGTAGGGTTATTGCTGATTGCCATTGGCTCCATTCCATTAAATACCAAACTGGCCCATTACGCCTCGCTATGGGCGCTATGCATGATCGTGACGGTGTTACTGGCTGTCCCTTTGCTACTATCACTATTACCCAAGCCCAATAATGTCACCATAAAACCAAATATATTTCGCAATGTAGGTTTTTTCTGTGCTGAGCTGATTAGCAGTAAAACTGCTGCCAAGCGTGCTCTGTATATTGCTTTAAGTTTCTTATTAATAGGTGGGTACTTTGCTTCGACAGTTGTAATAGGCGAATCTGAATCTGGCTCTCCTATTTTGTATCAAAATCACGATTACAACCTATCTTCAAAATCGATAAATGATAGCTTTCCTGGCTCTGAAGAGCTTTATATTGTTGCTGAAACTGAAAAGAAAGGAGGTATTAAAAATCCGAAGGTACTCGCCGCGTTAAGCGATTTGGAAAAGCATATGATGCTTGATCCCGAGGTGGGAGGCGCTAAGGGTATTCCGGACTTAATCAAACAGGTCAACCGTTTGTTACATAATGATGATCCTCGCTGGATGCAAATACCCAACGATCCTGTATATGTGGGAGGGCTGATGTTCACCTACATGATGTCTAGTCCAATCCCCGGCGCACTAAATGAGTTTGTCGATACCGATGAGCGGTTGGCAAACCTAGTGTTTTATTACAAAGATCACCAAGGTGAAACCATTCGTCGTGCAATTTATACCGCCAAGCAATGGATTAATAATAATGTCGACAGAGTAGCAGGGCTGAAATTTCGTTTAGCTGGCGGCACTATCGGGGTCACGGCTGCCATGAATGAAGCCGCTTATGAAACAAATCTTTGGGTTCTGCCGTTGGTGTTTATTTTAATATTTGTGTTGGTAATGTTTTTTTATCAGTCGCTGGCAGCAGGTAGCATGATGTTTATGGCAATGTTATTTGCTACGACTTTGACTTACGCCTATATGGGAGCCTCTGGTATGGGTATCAATATTAACACTGTGCCTATTATCGCTGTTGGTGTTGGCGTTGGCATTGATTATTCAATTTATATGATGGATAGAATACGCGCTGAAATGGTTGACTTGAAGGAAATAAATCAGGCAGTAAAACGAGCAATTAGTACCACGGGGTTGGCTATTAGCTTTACGGCAATTACTTTAATTGCCGGAATTGTTATGTGGGTAGTGTTGTCTGATCTGCGTTTTCAAGCTGATGCTGCGTTGTTGTTAACTGTGATGGTGTTATTAAACGCCGCCGCAGCAATGTTGCTGGTGCCCAGCTGGATACTGGTATTTAAACCGAAGTTTATTTGCGAAGCCTATGCCGACGAAGACGGAGTTATTCATGTCTGA